From a region of the Teredinibacter turnerae genome:
- a CDS encoding EscU/YscU/HrcU family type III secretion system export apparatus switch protein → MKPAPTKAVALFYDGESAPTITAKGSGDQAEEILRIAREAEVPLCDNGPLVELLSQLELGDSIPKELYVAVAHIIAFAYQLDQRASASDSEIPL, encoded by the coding sequence ATGAAACCAGCTCCCACTAAAGCCGTAGCCCTTTTTTACGATGGGGAGTCAGCACCCACAATCACCGCCAAAGGCAGTGGTGATCAAGCTGAGGAAATTTTGCGGATTGCCCGGGAAGCAGAGGTTCCGTTGTGCGACAACGGGCCGCTGGTAGAGCTATTGAGCCAGCTGGAGCTGGGCGACAGCATTCCGAAGGAACTTTACGTCGCAGTCGCCCATATTATCGCTTTCGCTTATCAATTGGATCAGCGTGCAAGCGCATCTGACAGCGAAATACCGCTATAA
- a CDS encoding pyrimidine/purine nucleoside phosphorylase yields the protein MLTVNEYFEGKVKSIGFSPAGLPATIGVMAIGEYTFGTDCREIMTVVSGELTVKLPEQTDWHTYISGQTFEIDANQSFDLKVAVETAYLCQYDR from the coding sequence ATGTTGACAGTGAACGAATATTTCGAGGGTAAGGTTAAGTCGATCGGTTTCAGCCCTGCTGGCCTGCCAGCGACCATCGGTGTGATGGCGATTGGCGAATACACCTTTGGCACCGATTGCCGGGAAATCATGACTGTTGTGAGCGGCGAGCTGACCGTAAAACTGCCCGAGCAAACAGATTGGCACACGTATATCTCCGGCCAAACGTTTGAAATTGACGCCAACCAAAGCTTCGACTTAAAAGTCGCGGTAGAAACAGCCTACCTCTGCCAGTACGACCGTTAA
- a CDS encoding PAS domain-containing sensor histidine kinase gives MVKPVTNTPSDPNAWLTYWPDGAIVLDENGRILAICEHAQAILGWRPEQLIGQMAHDRICISTRRLHHAPEDCPICRDADSTTVKSSFWLSAEGDYVSVDYRTARLPLAADGHFVVRFHRNEQQDYSFAELQKFADFVDKNPAAIVEFDEFGQMLFCNPAMQHLMMTHGFDDQGHARIMPRDINEICAQIVASQNLRAPVEVAVDDFWFNWHFSPLVSPVGQSVIGYVFDVSDVKRAQAQASVARAQARRDFYAKMIHELRTPLNAIVGYSDLLLCRNAENLKDRDLKALRGIKVGGMQLNELISDTLDISKIEAGKMTTEITLFRPQDVLDEIHEQMHYLAEMKKLHYEVHCPPEFTVASDVHKVRQILINLISNAVKYTRKGQVSVVVQPLDVEPPMEDCAEEFLIEVADTGMGIPADQLDTLFDSYQRVKESNTQGIQGTGLGLALVNDVVEILGGEISVASEYGAGSRFSVRLPTQSSVLD, from the coding sequence ATGGTCAAACCTGTCACTAACACCCCCAGCGATCCAAACGCCTGGCTCACCTATTGGCCAGATGGCGCCATTGTGCTGGACGAGAACGGGCGCATTCTGGCTATCTGTGAACACGCACAGGCGATACTCGGCTGGCGCCCCGAACAGCTGATCGGTCAAATGGCGCACGACCGCATTTGTATTTCAACGCGGCGGCTCCACCATGCGCCAGAGGACTGCCCGATTTGCCGAGATGCCGACTCAACGACTGTAAAAAGCAGTTTTTGGCTGTCGGCAGAGGGGGACTATGTCAGTGTTGACTACCGCACGGCGCGTTTGCCTTTAGCGGCAGATGGCCACTTCGTGGTCCGTTTTCACCGCAACGAACAGCAGGATTACAGTTTCGCGGAGCTGCAGAAGTTTGCCGATTTTGTCGATAAAAATCCGGCGGCGATTGTCGAGTTCGACGAGTTCGGACAAATGCTGTTCTGCAACCCGGCCATGCAACACCTGATGATGACCCACGGTTTCGATGACCAGGGGCACGCGCGGATAATGCCACGGGATATCAACGAGATCTGCGCTCAGATTGTAGCTTCGCAAAATTTACGCGCGCCAGTGGAAGTGGCGGTAGACGACTTCTGGTTTAACTGGCATTTCAGCCCGCTGGTTTCACCTGTCGGACAGAGTGTCATTGGTTATGTATTCGATGTCAGCGACGTGAAACGGGCACAGGCGCAAGCCAGTGTGGCGAGAGCTCAGGCCCGGCGCGACTTTTACGCAAAAATGATTCATGAATTGCGTACCCCGCTGAATGCGATTGTCGGCTACTCCGATCTGCTCTTGTGCCGCAACGCCGAGAACCTCAAAGACCGGGATCTCAAAGCACTGCGGGGTATCAAGGTGGGGGGGATGCAGCTCAATGAATTGATCTCAGATACGCTGGATATTTCCAAAATCGAAGCGGGCAAAATGACCACGGAAATCACCCTGTTTCGGCCGCAGGATGTGCTCGATGAAATTCATGAACAGATGCACTATCTGGCGGAAATGAAAAAGCTGCATTACGAGGTTCATTGTCCTCCTGAGTTTACGGTGGCCAGCGATGTTCACAAAGTACGGCAGATTTTAATTAACCTGATTTCCAACGCCGTGAAATACACGCGAAAAGGGCAGGTAAGCGTTGTTGTCCAGCCGCTGGATGTGGAGCCGCCAATGGAAGATTGTGCCGAAGAATTTCTGATTGAGGTGGCAGATACTGGTATGGGAATCCCCGCAGATCAGCTGGATACGCTGTTTGATTCTTATCAGCGGGTGAAAGAGAGCAACACCCAGGGTATACAAGGGACGGGGCTGGGTTTGGCGTTGGTGAACGATGTGGTGGAGATTTTAGGCGGCGAGATATCGGTCGCCAGTGAATATGGCGCAGGCAGCCGCTTTTCTGTGCGGTTGCCCACGCAATCGTCGGTGTTGGATTAA
- a CDS encoding HD-GYP domain-containing protein, with protein sequence MSANRKTQQIPLAQLVPGMFVVELDIPWMQSPFFKHSRMIASGHDINKLRSAGVKLVTIDLERGSAPQEVACEPVNVLTGTQPLNDSELQVPPQTHDLSPGFKKELAVALRLRSEVKDTVRSINEKLERNLPVDGEAMAPLVDKTLESLQRNEQALQTLAHLTGKAQKLVDHAFGSFCLCLNLAVVTGLAKEEMHALGVAALLHDSGWMQLPLHLMGKRSDYTAAERSLAQSHVELGLRMLDSANIDALTRRIIAEHHEMNDGSGYPKQLKGYQIHPASHILTVVNTYDEWVHHLNDKPGMLPTKALRVLYMHAEKGRFALPCVASLISMLGVYPVTTAVRLNTGEKAVVEEINPNSHLTPVIRIEYDSNSRPLRSALRVDLSMESANERSITGVLDPSSPDDDPARRLVATVPG encoded by the coding sequence ATGAGTGCTAATCGTAAAACTCAGCAGATTCCTTTGGCCCAGCTGGTGCCGGGAATGTTTGTCGTGGAGTTAGATATTCCGTGGATGCAAAGTCCGTTTTTTAAGCACAGCCGCATGATCGCCAGTGGCCACGATATCAACAAGCTGCGTTCCGCTGGCGTTAAGCTGGTAACAATTGACCTTGAGCGTGGCAGTGCCCCCCAAGAGGTGGCCTGTGAACCTGTCAACGTGCTTACTGGAACCCAGCCACTTAACGACAGCGAGCTGCAAGTACCCCCGCAGACGCATGATCTGTCCCCTGGCTTCAAAAAAGAACTCGCCGTCGCGTTGCGGTTGCGGTCAGAAGTTAAAGATACGGTGCGCAGTATCAATGAAAAACTCGAGCGCAATCTGCCAGTGGATGGTGAAGCAATGGCGCCACTGGTGGACAAAACACTGGAGAGTTTGCAACGCAATGAGCAGGCGCTCCAAACGCTCGCACACCTTACCGGCAAAGCACAAAAGCTGGTCGACCACGCGTTTGGTTCGTTTTGTTTATGTCTGAATCTCGCTGTAGTCACCGGATTGGCGAAAGAGGAAATGCACGCGCTGGGGGTTGCTGCGCTGCTGCATGACAGTGGCTGGATGCAGCTTCCATTACACTTGATGGGCAAGCGTTCCGATTACACCGCGGCAGAGCGCAGTCTGGCGCAGTCGCACGTGGAGTTAGGACTGCGGATGTTGGACAGTGCCAACATAGATGCCCTGACTCGGCGAATTATCGCCGAGCACCATGAAATGAACGACGGCTCGGGTTACCCGAAACAATTGAAAGGTTACCAGATCCATCCAGCCAGCCATATTCTTACCGTGGTAAACACTTACGATGAGTGGGTGCATCATTTAAACGACAAGCCGGGAATGCTGCCGACCAAAGCACTGAGAGTGCTTTATATGCACGCAGAGAAAGGTCGCTTCGCGCTACCATGCGTAGCATCGCTCATCAGTATGTTGGGTGTTTATCCCGTGACAACTGCGGTGCGCCTGAACACCGGTGAAAAAGCTGTGGTGGAGGAAATCAACCCGAACTCCCACCTTACCCCCGTTATTCGCATTGAATACGATAGTAACAGTCGGCCATTGCGCAGCGCCCTGCGCGTGGATCTGAGTATGGAATCGGCCAATGAGCGTTCAATTACGGGTGTGCTCGACCCGTCCAGCCCGGACGATGATCCAGCGCGCCGCTTGGTAGCGACGGTGCCGGGGTAG
- a CDS encoding PKD domain-containing protein, giving the protein MFQQFKLSLVRFSLVSSAVLLAACSGGDGESQEKTLQQDDNAIIADTEFVFISRNSDKSVDATADKLQKTLSSDNTTPLDVVAPYEFEPGAKLMLRSSLDIEGQSVDILAAYFGSPDYDVKNLNTSYDGKTLLFAAHGPLDHPTDNTWNIYEYRFETGEVRRLIADDVIANAGQDTNPAYTKTQTVVFSTDRAAGNPDHPSDVTLPEDTEENCYKISPSEKPSLLHAMTLQGENIVQLTYGNHHDTQPASLKDGRVAFMRWSRSYELVPQCDLVLANTRSQTAAVNLFSSDYPAGIEAPANWSNSELCAYTQDTPFGPALASNHYSILRIAADGSELQRLYNTVDTGASDEAMLNLQELVQAENGQLITLLKHRYNGFLGGNVMELQSPNDVASGVVFANMSLEPVIADSVGLFPNQASLPGWYSAVAPYRDGSSRLLVSWAQCTEVGAGVSAFCRADSDANSIESAYGIWVYNPQTDSRLPVVKAKAGTEYTELALAQPHVGLDYPFAPYSEDYIEDVDGSRIVCDDPGVQPTPEPSVVPSYPPSPTPTPAPSIQPSVMPSVVPSIVPTIVPTVVPSVMPSVAPSITPTVTPSVVPSVMPSVTPSMVPSVTPSVTPTVAPTPTPTVTPTIAPPTPTPAPSSEPTPTVEPTPVPTSEPSVPPSAEPSIEPSVEPSAEPSVEPSVEPSAEPSVEPSVEPSAEPSVEPSVEPSTEPSAEPSAEPSAEPTPTPTPSPTPVNHAPTANAGLDQALETGVVAQLNGSGSTDLDGDPLTYSWYFVELPVTSSVTLADETSVTPQFTPDVAGAYVVALVVSDGTSESGVDTVSINVSLANTAPVADAGDDLSTSVGSSVSLDGSGSFDADGDALTYSWSLVSAPAESQVQLSDVSVMQPHVLVDTSGDYTFALVVSDGLAESSADTVVLSTSNAKPVADAGDDRTVDQEGMLTVDGSGSYDPEMQPLAFSWSLISTPDGSAAKLIAPESVATGIAVDLPGDYVVQLVVNDGEWNSEPDTVMITVNEPPACDMSGVDSRSFPVVIRDFKSSHPDFEYKIASDRGIVTEWLGEDGKPVYAHGRRGTETTNGPDAFASWYNDVEDVNLRLPMSLEIQRTPGTDIWTYENSAFFPIDDSGWGPTPGFEHNYHFTLESHLYFDYLGGEKFVFRGDDDLWLYINGRRAIDIGGVHGVQEKSIALDDVADQLGIEIGGRYSFDLFFAERHTVESNFMFQTSIVLSCEEPEAHP; this is encoded by the coding sequence ATGTTTCAGCAATTTAAATTGTCATTAGTGCGATTCAGTCTGGTTTCCAGCGCTGTGTTACTGGCGGCATGTTCGGGCGGCGACGGAGAGTCGCAGGAAAAAACGCTCCAGCAGGACGATAATGCGATTATTGCGGACACAGAGTTTGTTTTTATCTCACGCAATAGCGACAAGAGTGTTGACGCTACCGCAGATAAACTACAGAAAACCCTGAGCAGCGACAATACGACTCCGCTAGACGTGGTCGCGCCTTATGAATTTGAACCTGGCGCAAAATTGATGCTGCGCTCAAGTTTGGATATTGAAGGGCAAAGTGTCGACATTCTGGCCGCGTATTTTGGCTCGCCGGATTACGACGTAAAAAACCTGAATACCTCCTATGACGGAAAAACCTTGCTGTTTGCGGCCCACGGCCCTCTTGATCACCCAACCGACAATACCTGGAATATTTACGAATACCGTTTTGAAACCGGCGAAGTAAGGCGTTTGATTGCGGACGACGTTATTGCCAATGCGGGCCAGGACACCAACCCCGCCTATACAAAAACGCAAACTGTTGTCTTTTCAACTGACCGCGCAGCCGGGAACCCGGATCATCCCTCGGACGTCACCCTGCCCGAGGACACAGAAGAAAACTGTTACAAGATCAGCCCGAGTGAAAAACCGTCGCTCCTGCACGCGATGACGTTGCAGGGCGAAAATATTGTTCAGCTGACCTACGGTAACCACCATGATACCCAGCCTGCGAGTTTGAAAGACGGTCGCGTTGCATTTATGCGTTGGAGTCGCAGTTACGAGCTGGTGCCGCAATGTGATCTGGTGCTGGCTAACACGCGCAGCCAAACTGCTGCCGTCAACCTGTTTTCTTCCGATTACCCCGCGGGTATAGAAGCACCCGCCAATTGGTCCAACTCGGAGTTGTGCGCCTACACCCAGGACACGCCATTCGGCCCGGCCCTGGCATCCAACCACTACAGCATTTTGCGTATCGCCGCCGATGGCAGTGAACTGCAGCGTTTATACAACACTGTCGATACTGGCGCCTCCGATGAGGCTATGCTGAATTTACAAGAATTGGTACAGGCAGAGAACGGCCAGCTGATTACCTTGCTGAAGCATCGCTACAACGGTTTTCTCGGCGGCAATGTTATGGAGCTGCAAAGCCCGAACGACGTTGCGAGCGGAGTGGTATTTGCCAACATGTCGCTGGAGCCGGTGATTGCCGATAGCGTTGGTTTGTTCCCTAATCAGGCATCGCTTCCCGGCTGGTACTCTGCGGTTGCGCCTTATCGCGATGGCTCTTCGCGCCTGTTGGTGAGCTGGGCGCAATGTACAGAAGTCGGCGCTGGTGTCAGCGCGTTCTGTCGTGCGGATTCGGATGCGAACAGCATCGAGAGCGCTTACGGTATCTGGGTATATAACCCCCAAACGGACAGCCGGTTACCGGTGGTTAAAGCCAAAGCGGGAACAGAATATACAGAGTTGGCGCTCGCGCAGCCTCATGTTGGTCTCGATTATCCGTTTGCGCCATATTCAGAGGATTACATTGAAGATGTTGATGGCTCTCGCATTGTTTGCGATGACCCTGGGGTTCAACCGACGCCGGAGCCCAGTGTTGTGCCAAGCTATCCGCCGAGCCCAACGCCAACCCCTGCACCCAGCATACAACCAAGCGTGATGCCGTCAGTGGTGCCCTCTATCGTGCCTACAATCGTTCCGACTGTGGTACCTTCGGTGATGCCCTCTGTAGCGCCATCCATAACACCAACGGTAACCCCCTCAGTGGTACCGAGCGTGATGCCTTCTGTTACTCCGAGCATGGTGCCATCCGTGACACCATCGGTTACCCCAACAGTTGCGCCCACGCCCACGCCGACGGTGACGCCAACAATCGCTCCGCCCACGCCGACGCCTGCGCCTTCATCTGAGCCGACGCCAACCGTGGAGCCCACTCCAGTGCCTACATCGGAGCCTTCCGTTCCTCCGAGTGCAGAACCGTCAATCGAACCTTCAGTGGAGCCTAGCGCTGAACCCAGTGTTGAACCTTCAGTGGAGCCTAGCGCTGAACCCAGTGTTGAACCTTCAGTGGAGCCTAGCGCTGAACCCAGTGTTGAACCTTCTGTGGAGCCCTCTACTGAACCAAGTGCAGAACCAAGTGCAGAACCAAGCGCAGAACCGACACCGACGCCCACACCTTCGCCGACGCCGGTCAATCATGCACCCACTGCGAACGCCGGTTTAGATCAGGCGCTGGAGACTGGTGTTGTTGCACAGTTAAACGGCTCTGGCAGTACAGACCTGGATGGCGACCCACTCACCTACAGCTGGTATTTTGTTGAACTGCCCGTGACCAGCAGCGTGACTTTGGCTGATGAAACCAGTGTTACACCGCAGTTTACGCCGGACGTCGCCGGCGCTTACGTCGTTGCCTTGGTTGTGAGCGACGGCACCAGTGAAAGCGGTGTGGACACGGTGAGTATCAATGTGTCGTTGGCGAACACCGCACCTGTCGCTGACGCGGGTGATGACCTTTCAACTTCCGTGGGTAGCTCGGTGAGTCTTGATGGCAGTGGCAGCTTTGACGCCGATGGCGACGCGCTGACATATAGCTGGTCACTCGTCTCCGCACCGGCGGAATCTCAGGTACAACTTAGCGACGTGTCTGTGATGCAGCCGCACGTATTGGTGGACACCTCTGGCGACTACACCTTTGCCTTAGTGGTGAGCGATGGCCTCGCGGAAAGTTCGGCTGATACGGTTGTGCTGAGCACCAGCAACGCGAAACCGGTTGCTGATGCGGGCGACGATCGCACTGTCGACCAGGAGGGAATGCTTACTGTCGATGGCAGTGGCAGCTACGATCCGGAAATGCAGCCGTTGGCGTTCTCTTGGAGTTTGATTTCAACGCCTGATGGCAGCGCTGCAAAGTTGATCGCGCCAGAATCTGTAGCGACCGGAATTGCGGTCGACTTGCCCGGCGATTATGTCGTTCAGCTGGTAGTAAATGATGGTGAATGGAATAGTGAGCCAGACACGGTAATGATCACCGTAAATGAGCCGCCCGCCTGTGACATGTCTGGCGTGGACTCGCGCAGCTTCCCTGTGGTCATCCGCGACTTTAAATCGTCTCACCCGGACTTTGAGTACAAAATTGCGAGCGATCGCGGCATTGTCACTGAATGGCTGGGCGAGGATGGCAAGCCGGTCTATGCGCATGGCCGCCGCGGCACCGAAACGACCAACGGCCCTGATGCCTTTGCCAGTTGGTATAACGATGTAGAAGACGTGAACCTGCGCCTGCCAATGTCGCTGGAAATCCAGCGAACGCCTGGAACGGATATCTGGACCTACGAGAATTCAGCGTTTTTCCCAATCGACGATTCAGGCTGGGGCCCCACCCCAGGGTTTGAGCATAACTACCACTTCACGTTGGAGTCACATCTGTATTTCGATTACCTGGGTGGCGAAAAATTCGTGTTCCGTGGTGACGATGATCTGTGGCTTTACATTAACGGCCGCCGGGCAATAGATATTGGCGGTGTCCACGGTGTGCAGGAGAAATCTATTGCACTGGATGATGTCGCTGATCAATTGGGCATCGAAATAGGGGGCCGTTATAGTTTTGACCTGTTCTTCGCCGAGCGCCACACCGTTGAATCTAACTTTATGTTCCAGACCAGCATCGTGCTGAGCTGCGAAGAGCCAGAAGCTCACCCCTGA
- a CDS encoding AgmX/PglI C-terminal domain-containing protein gives MTTAVQPLALDIRLPWAEDEAQEKAFQRWLKRILIPVLVMMLVIPWLPVFDLSYEAQREPAVVTEVMLEPLEEPLPPPTPEPVELAQPVTAKPVIEEEPQQARAQPKVAKKKGPAIKQDGENALADSQGLNALSNQLTALRGTLNLASLQNRNVSSSTQGEAKQSNREFLGKDGAVKRSDGITVDDSMLSGDPAGLAEYNSTKIAGVGSADLPISTLATHRSNKKGQRDMESIRRTLERTKSSVDAIFQKALVDNPELGGKFTFKLVIEPDGSISNLQLLGSELGVATLESEILRKIRALNFGAREVSPAIVEYDFLFFPS, from the coding sequence ATGACTACTGCTGTTCAGCCGCTTGCTCTCGATATTCGCCTGCCATGGGCGGAGGACGAAGCGCAGGAAAAAGCGTTTCAACGCTGGTTAAAACGCATATTAATTCCCGTGCTGGTGATGATGCTTGTTATCCCCTGGCTCCCCGTTTTCGATTTATCTTACGAGGCGCAGCGCGAGCCTGCTGTTGTTACCGAGGTTATGCTGGAGCCTTTGGAAGAACCACTGCCGCCGCCAACGCCCGAGCCGGTAGAGCTGGCGCAACCGGTAACAGCGAAACCGGTAATCGAAGAAGAGCCGCAACAAGCGCGGGCGCAACCAAAGGTCGCCAAGAAAAAGGGCCCGGCAATAAAGCAGGATGGCGAAAATGCCCTGGCGGACTCGCAGGGACTGAATGCGTTGTCAAATCAACTCACTGCATTGCGTGGAACGTTGAATCTCGCCAGTTTGCAAAACAGAAATGTTAGCAGTAGTACGCAGGGTGAAGCGAAGCAGAGTAATCGTGAATTCCTTGGTAAGGACGGAGCCGTTAAGCGAAGCGACGGCATAACGGTGGATGATTCGATGCTCTCCGGTGATCCGGCGGGTTTAGCAGAATATAATTCTACAAAAATTGCCGGTGTTGGCTCTGCAGATTTGCCAATTAGCACCTTGGCGACTCACCGCTCCAACAAAAAAGGGCAGCGGGATATGGAATCTATTCGACGCACTCTGGAACGCACAAAAAGCAGTGTCGACGCGATTTTCCAAAAAGCGCTGGTGGACAATCCTGAGCTGGGCGGCAAATTTACGTTCAAATTGGTGATCGAACCCGATGGTTCAATTTCGAATCTGCAGCTGTTAGGCAGCGAGCTTGGGGTCGCCACTCTGGAAAGCGAAATACTGCGTAAAATTCGGGCACTAAATTTTGGCGCCCGCGAAGTATCGCCTGCAATAGTCGAATACGATTTTCTGTTCTTCCCAAGTTAA
- a CDS encoding ExbD/TolR family protein — protein MIGQSVFVPRENKPPQARLSLIALMDIFTILVFFLLLNSGDSQTIEQAKFVKLPDSSSGKAPHADLLIKIGEYQLWLGDEEVIDLDAILAAPEEFIEPLQARLTAHKEKLGELNAYQQENGLSLTIMGHKDTSYDLIKSVMQTCRQQGFRNISLAVNRVAADVQAAPVFDTASITAGG, from the coding sequence GTGATTGGTCAAAGTGTATTTGTCCCGCGAGAAAACAAGCCGCCGCAAGCGAGATTAAGCCTTATTGCGCTGATGGATATTTTTACCATTCTGGTGTTCTTTTTACTCTTGAACTCAGGCGACAGCCAGACGATTGAACAGGCAAAATTTGTCAAACTGCCTGACTCCAGTTCAGGTAAAGCCCCTCATGCAGACCTGCTGATTAAAATTGGCGAATATCAGCTATGGCTTGGTGATGAGGAGGTGATAGATCTGGACGCAATTCTCGCGGCGCCGGAAGAATTTATTGAGCCCCTGCAAGCACGCCTGACGGCTCACAAAGAGAAGCTGGGTGAACTTAATGCTTATCAGCAGGAAAACGGCCTCAGCCTTACGATCATGGGCCACAAAGATACATCCTACGACTTAATTAAGAGCGTGATGCAAACCTGCCGCCAACAGGGGTTCCGCAATATTTCACTCGCCGTGAACCGGGTGGCCGCTGATGTGCAGGCTGCTCCGGTTTTTGATACAGCTTCGATAACGGCGGGAGGTTAG
- a CDS encoding ExbD/TolR family protein, with amino-acid sequence MIGRFSYKGTDDSELDVTSFMNLMIVLVPVLLLSMTFTQITVLDVKLPDLTGGAYNSNESQSQLEVIVTDSGFQVVYPTDVVLKDIPLKTEVLASGDEVTGYDYLMLSQVLQEVKRQLPEKRNAVVRSAKKLPYQTLISTMQTVKSFKTTVAASVVEIELFPELSLGDAP; translated from the coding sequence ATGATCGGTCGATTTAGCTATAAAGGTACGGACGATTCTGAACTGGACGTCACCTCGTTCATGAATCTGATGATTGTACTGGTTCCGGTGCTTTTGCTGAGCATGACGTTCACCCAGATTACCGTGCTTGATGTGAAGCTGCCAGATCTGACTGGCGGCGCCTACAACAGCAACGAGTCCCAGTCACAGTTGGAAGTTATTGTTACCGATTCCGGCTTCCAGGTGGTGTACCCAACGGACGTTGTACTTAAAGATATACCGCTTAAAACGGAGGTTCTGGCATCTGGCGATGAAGTAACAGGGTACGATTACTTAATGTTGTCGCAGGTTTTACAGGAAGTAAAACGGCAATTGCCGGAAAAACGTAACGCAGTCGTTCGCTCCGCGAAAAAATTGCCGTACCAGACGTTGATCAGCACCATGCAAACCGTTAAGTCTTTTAAAACAACAGTGGCGGCCAGTGTTGTGGAAATCGAATTGTTTCCAGAACTCTCACTGGGGGATGCGCCGTGA
- a CDS encoding MotA/TolQ/ExbB proton channel family protein, which yields MADAYSIIVKFFQEGGFFLIPIAIVFFIGIAITVERWLFLAYEKRRNIKAFDDFIPLLRTTDMDKMQMYTRESTAPVVRIIGCGLDMMKVSKQRADVENAMNEGMLETLPRLEARTGYLAVLANVATLLGLLGTIIGLIGAFTAVANADPAEKSTLLSSSISVAMNTTAFGLIAAIPLLVLNAVIQNKTKKIVTSIEMSAVKFLNIMTLHRFIEAGMPRPDVTASPFAQAPQMVQPAAPAQQPAPNHGAGQINPGQIITEGNSVVTPSMSGA from the coding sequence ATGGCTGATGCGTACAGTATTATCGTAAAGTTTTTTCAGGAGGGTGGCTTTTTTCTTATTCCAATCGCCATCGTCTTTTTTATTGGTATTGCGATCACGGTAGAACGCTGGTTGTTTTTGGCTTATGAAAAGCGGCGCAATATTAAAGCGTTCGATGATTTTATTCCGCTATTGCGCACAACCGATATGGATAAAATGCAGATGTATACGCGTGAGTCAACTGCACCAGTGGTACGCATTATTGGTTGTGGCCTGGATATGATGAAAGTCTCCAAACAGCGCGCGGATGTTGAAAATGCGATGAACGAGGGGATGCTGGAAACGCTGCCGCGTCTCGAAGCTCGCACTGGTTATCTGGCTGTGCTGGCAAATGTGGCGACCCTGCTGGGGCTGCTCGGTACGATTATCGGCCTTATCGGTGCGTTTACGGCGGTGGCTAACGCTGACCCGGCAGAAAAGTCTACGCTACTTTCGTCATCCATTTCCGTTGCGATGAACACGACGGCATTTGGTTTGATCGCGGCGATACCACTGCTGGTATTGAATGCGGTTATTCAAAACAAGACCAAAAAAATAGTCACCAGTATCGAAATGTCGGCGGTGAAATTTTTAAATATTATGACGCTTCACCGATTTATCGAAGCGGGTATGCCTCGCCCAGATGTTACAGCATCACCTTTCGCCCAGGCGCCACAAATGGTTCAACCTGCGGCGCCAGCGCAGCAACCTGCGCCAAACCATGGGGCTGGGCAGATCAACCCAGGACAGATTATCACCGAGGGTAATTCTGTGGTCACTCCCAGTATGAGCGGCGCCTGA
- a CDS encoding tetratricopeptide repeat protein: protein MAMKFVKSFCSELAKRRTAGACCFLAVLLGLAGCGGTSVKDPLVSAEVVPVVLPTESYLPVDSFDKEGVLLPYEVAANPYAVQTGRIKKETVAQFIAARRAFRAESYGEAKQILEKLVDKARELSGPKVMLGDIALQEQRLDDAATLYEQAITTNPENVNAYLRLAKVRRLQGQFVVAQNYYAQALALWKDFPEAHLNLAILYDVYMNKPLLAQQHMEAYQFLSGNREGEVATWLAEIRERTGVDYSIRAGKPAHSVSVAGDGV from the coding sequence ATGGCGATGAAATTCGTTAAATCTTTTTGTTCAGAATTAGCCAAGCGTCGTACTGCCGGAGCTTGTTGTTTTCTGGCTGTGTTACTCGGATTAGCCGGTTGTGGCGGCACTAGCGTAAAGGACCCTCTGGTATCCGCAGAGGTTGTCCCTGTCGTCCTGCCTACTGAAAGTTACCTGCCAGTGGACAGTTTTGACAAAGAAGGGGTGTTGCTACCGTATGAGGTGGCTGCAAACCCTTATGCTGTGCAAACAGGCCGCATTAAAAAAGAAACCGTTGCACAATTTATTGCCGCCAGACGCGCCTTTCGAGCAGAGTCCTATGGCGAGGCAAAGCAAATATTGGAAAAACTCGTTGATAAGGCCAGAGAACTTTCGGGCCCGAAGGTGATGTTGGGTGATATCGCGCTTCAGGAGCAACGACTAGACGATGCAGCCACCCTGTATGAGCAGGCGATTACAACTAACCCGGAGAATGTAAATGCCTACCTCCGCCTGGCTAAAGTGCGTCGGTTACAGGGGCAGTTCGTCGTTGCGCAAAATTACTATGCGCAGGCGCTGGCATTGTGGAAGGATTTTCCAGAAGCGCATCTCAACCTTGCCATTTTGTATGACGTTTATATGAATAAACCCCTGCTTGCGCAACAGCATATGGAAGCTTATCAGTTTTTGTCTGGCAACCGCGAAGGCGAAGTCGCCACCTGGCTTGCCGAGATTCGCGAGCGCACAGGCGTAGATTACAGTATTCGCGCTGGTAAGCCAGCGCACAGTGTTTCTGTAGCAGGAGATGGCGTATGA